Proteins from one Chroococcidiopsis sp. CCMEE 29 genomic window:
- a CDS encoding DivIVA domain-containing protein, whose amino-acid sequence MSRQNPSHLEPPDQNKNNTPGADIQQELNRLEEIVLSSPHIPLTRRTVVDEELLLDQLDLVRHNLPIAFQQAQAIIEQKEEILLQAERQADEIIKAAQARAAQILSETEIMRQAELAAEQLRQQVEQECIIVQEQNQTEIDRMRLQAQQELEQMRQKAIAEAEEIQHGADEYADSVLKNLEQQLHDILRITHNGRQQLNSIISPNTNSSSAQPKI is encoded by the coding sequence ATGTCACGCCAAAACCCATCCCACCTAGAACCACCTGATCAGAACAAAAACAACACTCCTGGCGCAGATATCCAGCAGGAATTGAACCGACTGGAGGAGATTGTTCTTTCTAGTCCACACATTCCACTAACTCGGCGCACAGTGGTGGATGAAGAACTTTTGCTCGATCAGCTAGATTTGGTGCGACATAATCTACCAATAGCGTTTCAGCAGGCTCAAGCGATTATTGAGCAAAAAGAGGAAATTCTGCTACAGGCAGAACGACAAGCTGATGAAATTATTAAGGCGGCACAAGCTAGAGCAGCGCAAATTCTGAGTGAAACGGAAATTATGCGGCAAGCGGAATTGGCAGCAGAGCAGCTCCGACAACAAGTGGAACAGGAGTGTATTATCGTTCAGGAACAGAACCAGACTGAAATCGATCGGATGCGTCTTCAGGCTCAACAGGAGTTAGAACAGATGCGGCAAAAGGCGATCGCTGAGGCAGAAGAGATTCAACACGGAGCAGATGAATATGCTGATAGTGTGCTCAAAAATCTGGAGCAGCAACTGCACGATATATTACGAATCACTCACAACGGACGGCAACAACTGAATTCTATAATTTCACCCAACACCAACTCATCCTCTGCCCAGCCAAAAATCTAG
- a CDS encoding DUF3082 domain-containing protein: protein MNNPTPTEKTIAQSHDTAQTLPSPVRCLSGALISGGMAIALYSLMTSIAQTFAAKPIHSDNPAVVNIASAVRTLVVGIVALGTGIFGLVALGLVALAVQILVQRLTKRFAPPSDRQ from the coding sequence ATGAACAACCCTACACCTACTGAGAAAACGATTGCCCAGTCGCATGATACAGCTCAAACGCTACCGAGTCCTGTGCGGTGTTTGAGCGGAGCCTTGATTTCTGGAGGAATGGCGATCGCGCTCTACTCCCTGATGACATCCATTGCTCAGACTTTTGCTGCCAAACCCATCCATTCGGACAATCCAGCCGTTGTAAATATTGCCTCTGCTGTTCGTACCCTAGTTGTAGGGATAGTTGCTTTAGGAACTGGGATATTTGGTTTAGTGGCTCTAGGACTGGTTGCTCTGGCTGTCCAAATCTTAGTCCAACGGCTAACAAAACGCTTTGCTCCGCCTTCAGATAGGCAGTAA
- the coaD gene encoding pantetheine-phosphate adenylyltransferase: protein MIAIYPGSFDPITLGHLDLIERGCRLFEQVIVAVLQNPNKAPMFTVQERLEQIRRSTLHLPNLEVDFFDGLTVNYAQMRRAQVLLRGLRAVSDFEAELQMAHINKTLSDQIETVFLATSNEYSFLSSSVVKEIARFGGPIDHLVPQHVALDIYRCHAKTHPT, encoded by the coding sequence GTGATTGCCATTTATCCTGGTAGCTTTGACCCTATCACCTTGGGACATCTCGATCTCATTGAGCGCGGCTGTCGGCTGTTTGAACAGGTAATAGTCGCTGTACTGCAAAACCCTAATAAAGCGCCAATGTTTACTGTGCAGGAGCGGCTAGAACAGATCCGCCGCTCTACGTTGCATCTACCCAATCTAGAAGTAGACTTCTTTGATGGTCTCACCGTGAACTATGCCCAAATGCGGCGAGCACAAGTCTTGCTGCGGGGTTTACGAGCGGTTTCAGACTTTGAAGCGGAGCTTCAGATGGCTCACATCAATAAAACGCTTTCCGATCAAATTGAAACCGTTTTTCTGGCAACTTCAAATGAATATAGTTTCTTAAGTAGTAGTGTGGTGAAAGAGATTGCCAGGTTTGGTGGTCCCATCGATCATCTTGTTCCTCAGCACGTTGCCCTAGATATCTACCGATGTCACGCCAAAACCCATCCCACCTAG
- a CDS encoding ATP-binding protein yields the protein MDTQVATSFKFLQRQAASLLLYQSVLSDEVGQAFLNLLQSLRQLDLLQSLRHSDIDELGCIQAYGSYFKALAATNQSWQDYLTTRILQDDNPFTRKVQQTDLANLPPALIAAAQQDLQALQWIYKFSTDKISQLVKTAADLPAAPVAWNYDSKGVAVHEMPLREKLQQLENWADALEDLAAYYREFGTGLFAYPALRWQSGQLVGIPHPDPVQLNQLAGYEYQKNALLKNTEFLLAGYPALHVLLYGSRGSGKSSLVKGLLHRYSNCHLRLIEVAKSDLKDLPTIVEQLRDLPQKFIIFVDDLSFEEDDDAFKALKVVLEGNLTARPQNVVIYATSNRRHLIREFFGDRPRPSNNEEVHAWDTVQEKLSFSDRFGLTLTFESADQPTYLTIVQHLAAQAGITLTQEDLEYRALQWATRHNGRSGRTARQFIDFLQADLAGVVKNS from the coding sequence ATGGATACTCAAGTTGCCACCTCGTTCAAATTTCTCCAACGCCAAGCAGCATCCTTATTGCTCTATCAGTCTGTCCTCTCTGACGAAGTTGGTCAAGCTTTCCTCAATCTATTGCAGTCTCTGCGTCAACTAGACTTATTGCAATCTTTACGTCACAGCGATATTGATGAACTAGGTTGCATCCAAGCCTACGGCAGCTACTTCAAAGCCCTCGCTGCTACAAATCAAAGCTGGCAAGACTATCTGACTACTCGAATTCTCCAAGATGATAACCCCTTCACTCGTAAAGTCCAGCAGACAGACTTAGCAAACTTACCACCTGCCCTAATAGCAGCCGCTCAGCAAGATTTACAAGCTTTGCAGTGGATATACAAGTTTAGTACTGATAAGATCAGCCAGTTAGTAAAAACTGCAGCCGATCTGCCTGCTGCTCCTGTCGCCTGGAATTATGATTCAAAGGGGGTGGCAGTTCATGAAATGCCCCTACGAGAAAAGCTGCAACAGCTAGAAAACTGGGCTGATGCCCTAGAAGATTTGGCAGCCTATTACCGTGAATTTGGGACTGGGCTATTTGCATATCCCGCCTTGCGTTGGCAATCGGGGCAACTAGTCGGCATTCCCCACCCCGATCCAGTCCAGCTTAATCAGCTAGCGGGTTATGAATACCAGAAAAATGCTTTGCTGAAGAATACCGAGTTTTTATTGGCAGGCTATCCTGCATTGCACGTTTTGCTCTATGGTAGTCGTGGCTCGGGGAAATCTTCTTTAGTTAAGGGGTTGTTACATAGATATAGCAATTGCCATCTCCGCCTGATCGAAGTTGCTAAATCTGACCTGAAAGACTTACCAACGATTGTGGAACAGCTGCGGGATCTGCCGCAGAAATTTATCATCTTTGTTGATGACCTCTCGTTTGAAGAGGATGACGATGCGTTTAAAGCCCTTAAAGTTGTGTTAGAAGGGAATTTAACGGCACGACCTCAAAATGTGGTGATTTATGCCACTTCTAATCGCAGGCACCTGATTCGAGAATTTTTTGGCGATCGCCCCCGTCCTAGCAACAATGAAGAAGTCCACGCCTGGGATACAGTGCAAGAGAAACTTTCGTTTAGCGATCGCTTTGGTCTGACTTTAACCTTTGAATCAGCCGACCAACCAACTTATCTCACAATTGTCCAGCATTTAGCAGCACAAGCCGGAATTACCCTCACTCAGGAAGATTTAGAGTACCGCGCCCTCCAGTGGGCAACTCGTCACAATGGACGTTCAGGCAGGACAGCAAGACAGTTTATTGATTTTCTGCAAGCTGATTTAGCGGGTGTGGTCAAAAACAGTTAA
- the ispE gene encoding 4-(cytidine 5'-diphospho)-2-C-methyl-D-erythritol kinase — translation MRSYTLIAPAKINLYLEILGDRPDGYHELAMVLQSINLTDKINLRSISTDTIRVHCEHPQVPMDKSNLAYRAAALMTAEFPAAFAQYGGVEITIQKQIPIAAGLAGGSTDAAAVLVGLDLLWKLGLTQSELQELAAQLGSDVPFCVAGGTAIATGRGDQLSPLPSLDNLYVVLGKYRSLTVSTPWAYQTYRQQFGSSYVTDTQSLESRARAVHSEAIVKAIIHEDGVEIGQRLHNDLERVVLPEYPQVLQLRQVFQDNGVLGAMMSGSGPTVFGLCESYAQAQQVQQQVRAAIPDPDLDLWLAQLCSTGIQVASSH, via the coding sequence ATGCGTTCTTACACCCTAATTGCTCCAGCCAAAATCAATCTGTATTTAGAAATCCTTGGCGATCGCCCAGATGGCTATCACGAACTGGCAATGGTGCTGCAAAGCATCAATTTAACTGACAAGATCAACCTGCGTTCGATTAGTACTGACACTATCCGCGTCCACTGTGAGCATCCCCAAGTACCAATGGATAAGAGCAACCTTGCTTACCGTGCAGCAGCACTGATGACGGCGGAATTTCCGGCAGCTTTTGCCCAGTATGGTGGAGTAGAAATTACCATCCAAAAACAGATTCCTATAGCAGCTGGGTTAGCTGGAGGTTCTACGGATGCGGCAGCTGTTTTAGTAGGATTGGATTTACTGTGGAAGCTTGGGCTCACTCAGTCGGAGTTGCAAGAACTGGCAGCCCAATTAGGGTCAGACGTGCCTTTTTGTGTGGCGGGTGGAACAGCGATCGCTACTGGGAGGGGCGACCAACTTTCACCCCTACCCAGTCTGGATAATTTATATGTGGTGCTAGGAAAATATCGCAGCCTTACAGTTTCTACACCTTGGGCTTATCAGACCTATCGGCAGCAGTTTGGTAGTTCTTACGTAACTGATACACAAAGCCTGGAATCTCGCGCTCGTGCAGTACACTCTGAGGCAATCGTCAAAGCAATCATCCATGAGGATGGGGTGGAAATTGGGCAAAGGCTCCACAATGATCTAGAGCGGGTAGTTTTGCCAGAGTATCCACAAGTACTACAACTGCGGCAGGTGTTTCAGGACAATGGTGTCTTAGGGGCAATGATGTCTGGCTCTGGTCCAACTGTGTTTGGGTTGTGTGAGTCTTACGCTCAAGCACAGCAGGTTCAGCAGCAGGTAAGAGCAGCAATTCCTGACCCTGATTTAGACCTCTGGCTAGCTCAACTGTGCAGTACAGGTATCCAAGTTGCCTCTTCCCATTAA